A stretch of Pempheris klunzingeri isolate RE-2024b chromosome 19, fPemKlu1.hap1, whole genome shotgun sequence DNA encodes these proteins:
- the lman2la gene encoding lectin, mannose-binding 2-like a yields the protein MAAVSRNHHYMEPKTPFKRKIMSFVSFWTFVFLISTTSRCFADDEHEMEEFLKREHSLSKPYQGVGNLGSHWDLMGDSMVTTDQVRLTPDMQSRQGAVWNRIPCHLKDWEMQVHFKIHGQGKKNLNGDGLAIWYTKERMQKGPVFGNMDNFTGLGVFVDTYPNEEKHLEAQKKRYTPRTQRIFPFVLAMVGNGTISYDHERDGRPTELGGCNAMVRNLKHDTFLFIRYVRRRLTVMIDIDGQHEWRDCLDIPGVQLPQGYYFGATAITGDLSDNHDIISLKLYQLTVLRSKKEEEEEEEEITIPSVDNFELLRLGQTDEGMSGVAIFFTMLFSMLGCIFLIVIGLVVYGHWNESRRKRFY from the exons ATGGCTGCCGTTAGCAGGAACCATCATTACATGGAGCCCAAAACACCATTCAAACGGAAAATAATGTCTTTTGTATCATTCTGGACTTTCGTCTTTCTTATTTCTACCACGAGCCGGTGTTTTGCCGACGATGAACACGAAATGGAGGAGTTTTTAAAGCGGGAGCATTCCCTTTCCAAGCCTTACCAAG GTGTGGGAAACCTGGGCTCCCACTGGGATCTGATGGGGGACTCCATGGTAACCACCGACCAGGTGCGCCTCACACCTGACATGCAGAGCAGACAGGGGGCAGTCTGGAACCGCATT CCTTGCCATCTGAAGGACTGGGAGATGCAGGTTCACTTCAAGATTCACggacaaggaaagaaaaacctGAACGGTGATGGGCTGGCCATTTGGTACACCAAAGAACGCATGCAGAAAG GTCCTGTTTTTGGAAATATGGACAACTTCACTGGCTTGGGTGTGTTCGTGGACACGTATCCTAATGAGGAGAAGCACTTAGAG GCGCAGAAGAAAAGATACACTCCTCGCACACAG AGGATTTTCCCCTTCGTCCTGGCCATGGTCGGCAACGGCACCATCAGCTACGACCACGAGCGGGACGGCCGGCCCACAGAGCTGGGCGGCTGCAACGCCATGGTGCGCAACCTCAAGCACGACaccttcctcttcatcagatACGTCCGCCGCAGGCTCACG GTGATGATAGACATTGATGGGCAACATGAGTGGAGGGACTGCCTGGACATACCCGGGGTGCAGCTTCCCCAAGGTTATTATTTCGGGGCTACAGCCATCACGGGAGACCTCTCAg ATAACCACGATATCATTTCCCTGAAACTCTACCAACTGACGGTGTTGCGGAgtaaaaaggaagaggaagaggaggaagaggagataaCCATACCCAGTGTAGATAACTTTGAACTACTCAGAT TGGGTCAGACTGACGAAGGGATGAGTGGAGTAGCTATTTTCTTCACCATGCTCTTCTCCATGCTGGGTTGTATCTTCCTCATCGTCATCGGCCTGGTGGTCTATGGCCACTGGAACGAGAGCCGACGCAAGCGCTTCtactga
- the wbp1 gene encoding WW domain-binding protein 1 produces the protein MPQKALGSIVGLLCTGTCLVQGKEFCFGVNNEQYRCEMGYCCGETECCTYYYELWWFWLVWTLIIMLSCCCAYRHRRVKMRLQQEQRQREISLMAYQGASSSFISPPPLNLRFWNDCKLPDYEEVVGHPPTPPPPYSENPPDTAPALPPQVRQPDVATAPQPLAEADPRVDSPASGSASDQEAVSMPIQAQCLAHENVAAPLMAEEEEEEEDEELITRRRHVTGDSGIEVCVCQLDVDEGSGLEEESDEEHRMCKVTGRDCCSGHQQQTFRQKEHTSELPSQTPSTSTGDHMV, from the exons ATGCCGCAGAAAGCACTGGGATCCATTGTAGGTCTTCTTTGTACCGGGACCTGTCTGGTGCAG gggAAGGAGTTCTGTTTTGGTGTAAACAATGAACAGTACCGCTGTGAGATGGGCTACTGCTGTGGAGAGACGGAATGCTGCACCTACTACTACGAACTCTGGT GGTTCTGGTTGGTATGGACCTTGATCATCATGcttagctgctgctgtgcctACCGACACCGGAGGGTTAAGATGCGTCTGCAGCAGGAGCAACGTCAGCGTGAGATCAGCCTTATGGCCTACCAGGGAGCCTCCAGCTCTTTCATTTCTCCTCCACCACTCAATCTAC GGTTCTGGAATGACTGCAAGCTTCCCGACTATGAAGAGGTGGTAGGTCACCCCCCGACACCGCCTCCTCCTTACTCTGAAAACCCTCCTGACACTGCTCCTGCACTCCCTCCACAAGTGAGACAGCCAGATGTCGCCACGGCGCCACAACCCCTGGCTGAGGCAGACCCAAGGGTGGACAGTCCCGCCTCAGGCTCAGCATCAGACCAGGAAGCTGTGTCAATGCCGATCCAAGCACAGTGTCTGGCACATGAGAACGTGGCGGCTCCGTTGATggcggaagaagaagaagaagaggaggatgaggagctcATCACTCGGCGTCGTCATGTGACCGGCGACTCGGGGATTGAGGTGTGCGTTTGCCAGCTGGACGTGGACGAAGGCTCGGGGCTTGAGGAGGAAAGCGACGAGGAGCACCGAATGTGCAAGGTCACCGGTCGGGACTGCTGCTCCGGGCACCAGCAGCAGACCTTCAGACAGAAGGAGCACACCTCTGAGCTGCCCAGCCAGAcccccagcaccagcactgGAGACCACATGGTGTGA